A genomic region of Parambassis ranga chromosome 7, fParRan2.1, whole genome shotgun sequence contains the following coding sequences:
- the adrm1 gene encoding proteasomal ubiquitin receptor ADRM1 isoform X2: MSSGALFPSLVSGSRGSSSKYLVEFRAGKMTLKGNTVTPDKRKGTVYIQQSDDSLIHFCWKDRTTGNVDDDLIIFPDDCEFKRVNQCTTGRVYVLKFKAGSKRLFFWMQEPKTDKDEEHCRKVNEYLNNPPIPGAPGSGGGSGHELSALGGEGGLQNLLGNMSHNQLMQLIGPTGLGGLGLGALAGPGLANLLGSGGPATSSSSSSSRSQSAAATPSGGATRQSSSQTPTTPAAPPASAPSSTSAAPSTPAPAQTPVAPASGGSPTSQQAIQLSDLQSILATMNIPAGAQGQAVDLASVCTPEMMAPILSNAEVQQRLLPFLPSGESLLQSAEEIQNTLNSPQFQQSMSMFSSALASGQLGPLMSQFGLPAEAVDAANRGDVEAFARAMQGSKGESKEKKEDDEDMSLD, encoded by the exons ATGTCATCAGGTGCCCTCTTTCCAAGCCTGGTCAGCGGCTCCAGGGGAAGCTCCAGCAAGTACCTGGTGGAGTTTCGTGCTGGTAAAATGACCCTGAAAGGCAACACTGTGACACCCGACAAACGTAAGGGCACGGTGTACATCCAGCAGTCGGATGACTCCCTGATTCATTTCTGTTGGAAGGACAGGACCACGGGGAATGTTGACGAT GACCTGATAATCTTCCCTGATGACTGTGAATTCAAGAGGGTGAACCAGTGCACCACTGGACGTGTCTATGTGCTGAAGTTTAAGGCCGGATCCAAGAGGCTGTTCTTCTGGATGCAG GAGCCCAAGACGGATAAAGATGAGGAGCACTGTCGGAAGGTGAACGAGTACCTGAACAACCCTCCCATTCCCGGAGCGCCCGGCAGCGGAGGCGGCAGTGGCCACGAACTGTCTGCCCTCggaggagagggaggtctgCAAAACCTGCTGGGAAACATGAGCCACAACCAGCTGATGCAGCTGATTGGACCAACAGGCCTGGGCGGACTGG GCCTGGGAGCTCTAGCAGGACCAGGACTGGCCAACCTGCTGGGCAGCGGAGGACCAGCCACCAGCAGCTCCTCGTCCAG CTCTCGGAGTCAATCGGCAGCAGCCACTCCCTCTGGAGGAGCCACCAGACAGAGCTCCTCTCAGACCCCCACCACCCCTGCCGCTCCTCCTGCCTCAGCACCCTCCTCGACTAGTGCTGCCCCCTCCACCCCAG CCCCAGCTCAGACTCCGGTGGCCCCAGCCTCTGGTGGAAGCCCCACCTCCCAGCAGGCCATCCAGCTCAGTGACCTCCAGAGCATCCTTGCCACCATGAACATCCCAGCAGGGGCTCAGGGACAAGCAG TGGATCTAGCAAGTGTCTGCACCCCAGAGATGATGGCTCCCATCCTGAGTAACGCTGAGgtgcagcagaggctgctgccTTTCCTACCCAGTGGAGAGAGTCTACTTCAGAGTGCTGAAGAGATCCAGAACACACTAAACTCACCTCAGTTCCAGCAG TCAATGAGTATGTTCAGCAGTGCCTTGGCCTCCGGGCAGCTTGGACCTCTCATGAGTCAGTTTGGTCTGCCGGCAGAAGCCGTGGACGCCGCAAACAGGGGAG ACGTGGAGGCGTTTGCCAGAGCCATGCAGGGCAGTAAAGGAGAAtccaaagagaagaaagaggacgACGAGGACATGAGTCTGGATTAG
- the adrm1 gene encoding proteasomal ubiquitin receptor ADRM1 isoform X1: MSSGALFPSLVSGSRGSSSKYLVEFRAGKMTLKGNTVTPDKRKGTVYIQQSDDSLIHFCWKDRTTGNVDDDLIIFPDDCEFKRVNQCTTGRVYVLKFKAGSKRLFFWMQEPKTDKDEEHCRKVNEYLNNPPIPGAPGSGGGSGHELSALGGEGGLQNLLGNMSHNQLMQLIGPTGLGGLGGLGALAGPGLANLLGSGGPATSSSSSSSRSQSAAATPSGGATRQSSSQTPTTPAAPPASAPSSTSAAPSTPAPAQTPVAPASGGSPTSQQAIQLSDLQSILATMNIPAGAQGQAVDLASVCTPEMMAPILSNAEVQQRLLPFLPSGESLLQSAEEIQNTLNSPQFQQSMSMFSSALASGQLGPLMSQFGLPAEAVDAANRGDVEAFARAMQGSKGESKEKKEDDEDMSLD, translated from the exons ATGTCATCAGGTGCCCTCTTTCCAAGCCTGGTCAGCGGCTCCAGGGGAAGCTCCAGCAAGTACCTGGTGGAGTTTCGTGCTGGTAAAATGACCCTGAAAGGCAACACTGTGACACCCGACAAACGTAAGGGCACGGTGTACATCCAGCAGTCGGATGACTCCCTGATTCATTTCTGTTGGAAGGACAGGACCACGGGGAATGTTGACGAT GACCTGATAATCTTCCCTGATGACTGTGAATTCAAGAGGGTGAACCAGTGCACCACTGGACGTGTCTATGTGCTGAAGTTTAAGGCCGGATCCAAGAGGCTGTTCTTCTGGATGCAG GAGCCCAAGACGGATAAAGATGAGGAGCACTGTCGGAAGGTGAACGAGTACCTGAACAACCCTCCCATTCCCGGAGCGCCCGGCAGCGGAGGCGGCAGTGGCCACGAACTGTCTGCCCTCggaggagagggaggtctgCAAAACCTGCTGGGAAACATGAGCCACAACCAGCTGATGCAGCTGATTGGACCAACAGGCCTGGGCGGACTGG GAGGCCTGGGAGCTCTAGCAGGACCAGGACTGGCCAACCTGCTGGGCAGCGGAGGACCAGCCACCAGCAGCTCCTCGTCCAG CTCTCGGAGTCAATCGGCAGCAGCCACTCCCTCTGGAGGAGCCACCAGACAGAGCTCCTCTCAGACCCCCACCACCCCTGCCGCTCCTCCTGCCTCAGCACCCTCCTCGACTAGTGCTGCCCCCTCCACCCCAG CCCCAGCTCAGACTCCGGTGGCCCCAGCCTCTGGTGGAAGCCCCACCTCCCAGCAGGCCATCCAGCTCAGTGACCTCCAGAGCATCCTTGCCACCATGAACATCCCAGCAGGGGCTCAGGGACAAGCAG TGGATCTAGCAAGTGTCTGCACCCCAGAGATGATGGCTCCCATCCTGAGTAACGCTGAGgtgcagcagaggctgctgccTTTCCTACCCAGTGGAGAGAGTCTACTTCAGAGTGCTGAAGAGATCCAGAACACACTAAACTCACCTCAGTTCCAGCAG TCAATGAGTATGTTCAGCAGTGCCTTGGCCTCCGGGCAGCTTGGACCTCTCATGAGTCAGTTTGGTCTGCCGGCAGAAGCCGTGGACGCCGCAAACAGGGGAG ACGTGGAGGCGTTTGCCAGAGCCATGCAGGGCAGTAAAGGAGAAtccaaagagaagaaagaggacgACGAGGACATGAGTCTGGATTAG
- the LOC114438469 gene encoding dnaJ homolog subfamily C member 5-like has translation MDHQRQRTLSTSGESLYAVLGVDKSATTDDIKKCYRKLALKFHPDKNPDNPEAADKFKEINNAHSILVDSTKKNIYDKYGSLGLYVAEQFGEENVNTYFVLSSWWAKALFVFCCLATGCYFCCCLCCCCNCCCGKCKPRPPMDQEPEFYVSPEDLEAQMTADERDGSEPIVMQPSSATETTQLTSDAHHSYKTDAY, from the exons aTGGATcaccagagacagaggactcTCTCCACATCAGGAGAATCGCTGTACGCCGTGCTCGGAGTCGACAAGAGCGCCACGACAGACGACATCAAAAAGTGTTACag GAAATTGGCCTTGAAGTTTCACCCAGATAAAAACCCGGACAACCCAGAAGCAGCCGACAAGTTTAAGGAAATCAACAACGCCCACTCCATCCTCGTCGACTCCACCAAGAAGAACATCTATGACAAATACGGCTCGCTGGGACTCTACGTGGCGGAGCAGTTTGGAGAGGAGAACGTCAACACCTACTTTGTTCTGTCCAGCTGGTGGGCCAAG gCGCTGTTCGTCTTCTGCTGCCTGGCCACAGGctgttatttctgctgttgcctgtgctgctgctgtaactgCTGCTGCGGCAAATGTAAACCTCGGCCGCCCATGGACCAGGAGCCTGAGTTCTACGTGTCCCCCGAGGACCTGGAGGCCCAGATGACCGCTGACGAGAGAG ATGGCAGCGAGCCCATCGTCATGCAGCCATCTTCAGCCACAGAAACCACCCAGCTCACCTCTGATGCCCACCACAGCTACAAGACCGATGCATACTAA